The following is a genomic window from Brachionichthys hirsutus isolate HB-005 chromosome 15, CSIRO-AGI_Bhir_v1, whole genome shotgun sequence.
TATTTATAACGTGCATTTAACTgtacctgatgatgatgatttgagCCACTTGAAGATCCATATGATGAACTTGGGCAATGAATATGGCAGCCACTGCCTCATAAAGTGCCGTGCCGTCCAAGGTCAATACAGACGCTATAGGCAACATGAAACGTGTCACCCGCTTATCCATGTGGAGATTGTTCTCCAGACACCTCATGCTGATAGGAAGGGTGACAGCACTGCGGGGGGAGGGGATACATAAAAACTGATGGATATACAGTGTTTAGAGTTTTAGTTGATGATATGCAAAGCAGAAGGTTTCACatcatctctgtgttgaatgaaATCAAAAGGTCTCGTAGGAAAAGCTTGTAGATGTTTCTCGTCCGAGAGGGATTTTTAGTTTAATAGGCCAAAAGTCTTTATGCTTTTCCTACTGCTGACCTTTTCAACATAGAGATCTAATCTCCACAGATATTTTACATCATATTTATCGATTCCTGATTCATGAACCATAACATGCAACAAAGGCTCATTGAAGTATAAAGGAGTTTATAAGGAAAAAAGCAACTTTCTCTGAAGGCAACATTGTATTTAAGAGGACCGGTTCTCCCATAGGtccaaaaggttttttttttaatgtacgaGCAGTAGTCTGTAAGCTAGAGGTCAAACTCACCTGGATGAAGTCCCAAAGGCAGTAGCGAGAGGCTCGAGAATGCCAGCCATAAACTTAAAGGGATTCTTACGTGTGGTGAGGACATAGATGAGAGGCAGGGTGAGAAAGCTGTGGATTAACAGGCCAGTAACAACAGTTGCACAATATAAACCAAGTTGGCGACCTATAAGTCCAACATCTTTCAGCTTCAAAATCTGTCCTCCAACCAAGAAGAGTATTCCTAATGGAGAATACCTGTGGGATGAAAGTAAGATGGAGTAAACATTTTCATTGCAGGGAGTAAAAGCTGGCATTTATTTCAGAGACTGTAACATTTCCAGAGTTTCTGTGATTTATTGATATCCAATATTGTCAATcatgttatatattttttacatatttacagCTTCTTGTTCTTACCAGATGACTATGCTGATCAGACGCATGCTGGCTTTATTCAGGCAGTCAAAAACATCCCTCAGAGGTTTTCCCTCATTCTCCATATTTCTCAGGATGAGGCCAAGGGCGACACAGATGACTAGTAATCCCAAAATATTGGGAGTTACTATGGTGCTACCAACTGGCATTTTGTCATCTATGGGGCCCCCAGTAATACCATTAGACAGCAGcataacaaacaacaacaataataaatattaaacaacTTCATTAAAGTCACAATTTTCTATTTCACTGATTTCACCTGTTTGGGTCAGATTGATGGCATCAAGACTTTTGTTTTCCAAGTAAACAGTTTTAtactgaataaaagaaaaagacaaaaatcacaatTGTTGACAAGTATCataaggaaaaaagaaaaaaaaactcctaCAGATCTTACCTGTTGAAAAAACGTGGTCACTATATTTTCAGGAAACATGTTTCTGCAAGTCAAAAGAGCATTTTATTATTACTTAAGACTGAATGGCGTCACCTGACGGAGCCGACTGGTACTTCTTGATGACCACCTGATCAAATCCAGGAAAGCGTCTTCAGGCTGCACAGGCTGGACTTGGCCTCCAGAGATTGCTGTGGTATTGGTTGGTCCGTTCCCTGGCTTGATAAGGACAACTAGAATAATGCCAGTGAACACTGACATGAAGGAAGTCACTCCGTAATAGCAGAAAGCTCGGACCCCGATTTTCCCACAAGCCTTCATGTCCATCGATGACATACCTGAAACATTGCAGCATATGAATGCTACTTTATGCAGAATCAATCAACTTTGGAAGGCGGTAAATGGTGATTTTACTATTTGTAATATAATTTTCTCCCTTGGAAAATGTAGTGGAAAAAGATTAAGCTGTTAAATCATGGATCAAACATTGTCTTGCCAAAATACATTTGGATAAAAATGTTCATTGTCTAGAAGGTACAGTATGTGTGCAGAGGAAATGTAATATATTAGACCTAACCTGTAATCAAGCTGGATGTAATGAGAGGAATCACCAGCAACTGTAACATATTCATCAATATCTCTCCAGGAAACATgaagtattttatttgtctgGCTGTCATGTTAATGGATCGAAGAGAAATTCCCAATCCAATGCctgtcaaaaagacaaattctgTTTGTTAGTGTACCATGCTCCGGGTCCATACACAGACTTCTTAGCAGAATCCGCAGagttcattttaattattgctGTCAAGAGATTAATTATGATCtctaattaatctcttttttaatctcactgaaaaattgctgagaaaagcTCTCaatttgaggtattttcatttaaattcattacattattgtggcagattaAAAGCTTGATATATAACAaaaagtagctttataaagtaatttattgtttttaacactTGAACAGATACAGTTCTagccatttacattctgctgcatTTTCTGCCTAAATGCTGCCTGCGACATTTagtttccaccaccagggggaTTGGGAATATTACAGTGGCTCTGAAGTACAAACAACTACGACAAATAGAAGCActgcaacaaattaaaaaagacaacaacattaaggtaagcaatAAACAACATTAAGGTATAAGCGCTACAACATTAAGTTAAGCAATACAACATTAGCCATAAAACCGCTCCTCACCTTGTCCCTCCCACCTACAATTGGAACCTATCAatttgtgctaaaaaaaaaaaaaaaaaaagcccaaacaCAATGACTGACTATTACACTCCCCAAAACTCAAGCACAAAAAGCCCAACGGATAAAAACTGATTTATTTAAAGGCCATACAGAAGCAGTAAACTTACAgattaaaaattaaattaatgagaaaaacataaatatgaatGTAATGAATTAATTGCAATTGACAAGATAATTTGACAGATTCAGATAAAGCAATTAATGTGAgtcatttgaatatttgtgtATACATAAAATATGATACATTATTTACAATATTTGGTCATTGATTCCTACACTGAGTTTAGTCCCTCCCAAATCGATTATCTTGTCAAAAGTGCTGCAGGCACTCTAGGAACAACTTTAAAATAGAAGCATCTCAATCATGGTAGATAGCCTccatgaaaaaaaaccccaacccCATAATCTACAGCATGCAAGGCAAGAACGAGAACAAAAAATGGTGTTATGTTcaaatgttgagaatgttaccaggaacagatgattacattttggtgacgatccacaagagatccggGATTATGGAACAGTTTGagatttttggtaacattgcagttaatggaacttcaaaattctttactcaatatctcggttgaatattatttatgcaatttgacacagtcatgtagggtggggatctctatctaaCCACCGAATTTCATATGACCCCGAACTAGAATGAcgttacattttaacattaaaatcccccatttactgattcaaaaatcagttaaaaattcacaagaacaatttataaccttttggtgatcaTCCAGATCACCATCTGGATGAGTGCGGTTCTagttttacaattattattattgtcatacAGATTATTAATACTGTCAGAGTAATTTATCAATACTACAAATAAGGTGAGGAAAAAGTTCAAGTTATCAAAATTGTGTAGAGACTTACCTATGATGATAGTTGTTATAGTGAGAAGGACAAACGCATTTCTCTTGAGTAAACCTTTAATATTACTAAATTTGCTCTTTGGTGGAGAATCCAAACTCAAACGCTTAAACATCTTCAGGGTTGCATGGGTTTCCTGGACATCAGTGCTGTCCACTGTGTTCAGGTCAGAGTTCAGTATCGCCTCTTTCATACTGctgtacagaaaaaaaaaaagaaattgtctCCCTACAATAGGGAAGATAAATAAGCATTCAATATCAAGATACCCAATATGCCACCATGCCGATAATGATAAGTTGTTGACATAGCACCGTCTCATGGAACCAGTTTTACCAAGAAAACAACAGCATTGAAGAAATAATTCAAACCATTAAAGACTGTAAAATTCCAGGTATTTCTGTCTTGTTACTTTTCTCTCAGTTCAAAGTTAATATCCTTCTTTTATCCAGGccttttcttttaaacaaaattaaaCCAAAAAATAACACAGAATATTGTCAGCAAGGAGCAAAGAAGCTTTGGAATAAGACGTGCCTCGTTTCACAGCAACTTGATGAGCAAGTCATGGTCACAAACAAACTGATGACTATTATCGCTCCTGGCGAGGAAAAACCCAGCAGAGCTGCTTTAGAGAAGGTGGAGCCTGTGAGAATGAAACGTTTCAAAAAACATAGCAAAGCATAAAACCTGCAAAAAGGTGTATCATAACTTTTTACAAACGTGTTTAACACTCGGTtgaccagaattctgcaactactagaatgaccatagcagtcattttgactgctatggtcattaTTTGTATAtcatttggattattgttatcacgATCTAAGAAAAATTGGAATAGGTGGAATaggtgttgatgatgatgaatatatttattagatagaatgttagagtacaagtacagtcaaacagtagcatgtattacagtacaaatacagcatttcaataaagcccttgcagtcttgtttccgttgaaagtccttcgtacataaatcatcaacatttaacaatacaaataaaactaatattaaattactcaattgatgcaaaataacaataaaataaaaataaattacaccacagatgtaaaacaaacaataaattaaaaatacacatactATGTAtaatgtaggtggacaaaaaaaaaggggggggggggggtgatcaggagagagttgtgatgactatctccgtttctgcccctcAGAAAGGTGCATTTTTAAGGCCGTTTTGGTACGGAAGGCGGTTGACGTCCTCCCCTGCCTGCATCTGTGACTCTATGCGCATCGGCTGACCCAAACACTTCAagaccatttctggatgctattttaatacggttcattaaactaagttctctttcacaCTTCTCTCCCAgtgcagcaatgtctgctgctccatatACTCAAAAGTGACGTCTGAGCTCAGTGCCTCGacgtcaaaaacaaacaactcctccttcatcctctggaaaacgtgcgtcgctcgaaaaagaaaatatctgccccagtctcaccgtttcttcttctgtttgcgctccatctttaacacactagaattctgcaactactagaatggccatagcagtcattttgactgcttggacattataatttggattattgttataatgatctaagaaaaaataggtggaataggtaaaaaaaacatcaggccactaaatgaaaactataatgattgagtgtttcatttatttcattgacacaacataacgtctctgaAATGACGCACGCCGACTCGAACTGCAACAATGATCTctgtgaaagacaaaacaaatgtatcctgctttcaaaacaggtttgtgccatcattagaccttattacaataattacaatgataattattaaccatgatgaacattccaaaatgctgtgagggggcggccAGCCAACTGAAGACATTCTGCTGTTGCGATGacaatttgctttgcttatggctcacaatcactcacagtgaactcaggtaacctgcccccccccccccccccccccccgcctgtgcagctcccacgcacaagtgtccttttttcttacaatgtatcctgctttcaaaacaggttggtgtcatcattagaccttattacaataattacaatgataattattaaccattatgaacattccaaaatgctgtgagggggcggccagccaactgaagacactctgctgttgcgatgccaatttgGTTTGCTTATTTGCgatttgagataaaaatgctgTGCAATCCGGCACGATGCGGGACGACTGGTCACCCtccatcagagtcttcctcaccaagtCTCAGAAGCAAGGCTAAAGCCTCCATAACTTTcgttttatttctacttgtcattttcGTCTGTCTTGGGTTTAGAGTGAAGCTATAACgttttagcttcacagagcctcaaaaacaaatagacaataaagaaggagaaagagcaggacaatGTAGCAAAGAGTGACACATGACGTCCTGTAAAACGCATGCAGTCAATTTCACTGCTCATTCGAGGTACCGGTAGTCATAAAACAATGTTagaataatatatacacacatttagggaAAGTCAGTATCCCATTGTTAcataggtttttttttttaaaccaagttatgacgttgcaaattttgaaagcagtcaaaatgattGCTTTGGTAGTTCTAGGCCGCATGGGTGAGTATGACATGGAGCGGTAGATCCAAACCTGCATGTCCCCTTATCGCACATTAGAGCCCAATGACCAATGTTAAACCAGAAAAATGCTAAAGGTTAggattttattgttattaaaaAGGTAAATTGCAAATCGTTAAACACACGAGATTTGAACTTACAACATAATCATTGACTGAAAT
Proteins encoded in this region:
- the LOC137905117 gene encoding excitatory amino acid transporter 1-like, with product MKEAILNSDLNTVDSTDVQETHATLKMFKRLSLDSPPKSKFSNIKGLLKRNAFVLLTITTIIIGIGLGISLRSINMTARQIKYFMFPGEILMNMLQLLVIPLITSSLITGMSSMDMKACGKIGVRAFCYYGVTSFMSVFTGIILVVLIKPGNGPTNTTAISGGQVQPVQPEDAFLDLIRNMFPENIVTTFFQQYKTVYLENKSLDAINLTQTDDKMPVGSTIVTPNILGLLVICVALGLILRNMENEGKPLRDVFDCLNKASMRLISIVIWYSPLGILFLVGGQILKLKDVGLIGRQLGLYCATVVTGLLIHSFLTLPLIYVLTTRKNPFKFMAGILEPLATAFGTSSSAVTLPISMRCLENNLHMDKRVTRFMLPIASVLTLDGTALYEAVAAIFIAQVHHMDLQVAQIIIISITATVAAIGATGIPQGGVVSMAVVLSSVGLPLDGIAFIIAVDWMLDRLRTTTNVLADCVGVGVVQHFSENELQISFSDEEHFVEHDSMATCNGQGTPQCSALDNFDK